A single genomic interval of Candidatus Zixiibacteriota bacterium harbors:
- a CDS encoding DUF4136 domain-containing protein, translating into MLKRFVIFVFLTAFIVIGCSSFSIHTDYDQSADFSGYDTFGWVKHKNVRMDRKGLMNAKIRSAVKAELESKGMRFVERAPDLLVNYHFGVRDKIDVDVYGYGYRPGWKRRVVRHYKEGTLVLDIVDFSKKHLIWRGSASGIVGPPADAQAKMAEAVAGILKEYPPSQ; encoded by the coding sequence ATGTTAAAAAGATTTGTAATTTTCGTCTTTCTGACGGCATTTATAGTAATCGGATGTTCATCCTTCAGCATTCATACCGATTATGACCAGAGCGCGGATTTTTCGGGTTACGATACTTTTGGATGGGTAAAACATAAAAACGTGAGAATGGATCGCAAGGGCCTGATGAATGCCAAAATTCGTTCCGCTGTCAAGGCTGAGCTGGAATCGAAAGGGATGAGGTTCGTCGAACGTGCCCCCGATTTGCTGGTTAATTATCATTTTGGTGTACGCGATAAAATCGATGTCGATGTTTACGGTTACGGCTACCGGCCGGGATGGAAACGGCGTGTTGTGCGTCATTACAAAGAAGGCACGCTGGTTCTGGATATAGTCGATTTCAGCAAAAAACATCTGATCTGGCGTGGTTCGGCATCCGGAATAGTCGGGCCACCGGCGGACGCGCAGGCTAAAATGGCAGAAGCTGTGGCCGGTATCTTAAAAGAGTATCCACCCTCGCAATAG
- a CDS encoding peroxiredoxin, producing the protein MKFSLLAILSVLIVIAVACQSPQTNDANAQKSEEPATDGVFIHITKGPDHPHQVLMALQMAVMMAETQDVLVYLDIEAVHVVLKDSEDLAYSHFPTSHTQINKLVEMGVPVMACPGCLKAAEKTAGDLMEGVQVADKETFFNFTKGRILTLDY; encoded by the coding sequence ATGAAATTCTCTCTACTCGCGATACTGTCCGTTCTGATAGTCATAGCTGTTGCCTGTCAGTCCCCCCAGACCAACGATGCCAACGCGCAGAAGTCTGAAGAGCCGGCGACCGACGGCGTATTCATCCATATCACCAAAGGCCCCGATCATCCGCATCAGGTCCTGATGGCGCTCCAGATGGCGGTCATGATGGCTGAGACCCAGGATGTGCTGGTTTACCTGGATATCGAGGCCGTGCATGTCGTCCTGAAGGATTCTGAGGATTTGGCATACAGTCATTTTCCAACCTCGCACACTCAGATCAATAAACTGGTCGAGATGGGTGTGCCGGTCATGGCCTGTCCGGGTTGCCTGAAAGCGGCCGAGAAGACCGCCGGGGATCTGATGGAGGGAGTTCAGGTTGCTGATAAGGAAACGTTCTTCAATTTTACCAAAGGCCGGATACTTACTCTGGATTA